Proteins found in one Megachile rotundata isolate GNS110a chromosome 14, iyMegRotu1, whole genome shotgun sequence genomic segment:
- the LOC100875504 gene encoding protein takeout: protein MKIQKLLLFLFCVFSSSASPVPEIPSFLKTCHRSDPHLSDCIKQSINLLKPYLRNGIPQLHVPPCDPLHLDNIEIDQCSGPIYVRANYKNVSIYGGTNIVTKTIKLDFDKNRMRLKLHIPRFEMTFNYNLDGKIMMLPIKGNGTGHGNFTNIDAILTLQMERYTNQHTQLLHQRIVDIYVDFDIGYAAVHLDNLFGGETTMSSAMNLFLNHNWRTVVAEIKPKLEETIGELIKNFMNNIFAVFPEDVLLPP, encoded by the exons ATGAAGAtccaaaaattgttattattccTTTTCTGTGTCTTCTCTTCTTCTGCTTCGCCTGTTCCAGAAATTC CATCGTTTTTGAAGACATGTCACCGGAGCGATCCACATCTGAGCGATTGTATAAAGCAAAGTATCAATTTGTTGAAGCCGTATTTGAGGAATGGAATTCCACAGCTTCATGTACCACCGTGTGATCCTCTGCATTTGGATAATATAGAAATCGATCAATGCTCTGGGCCGATTTATGTTCGAGCGAATTATAAGAATGTCTCCATTTATGGAGGGACTAATATTGTAACCAAAACCATCAA ATTAGACTTCGACAAAAACCGAATGCGCTTAAAACTCCacatcccaaggttcgagatgaCATTCAATTACAACCTCGACGGCAAGATAATGATGCTCCCGATCAAAGGAAACGGTACAGGACACGGAAACTTCACGAACATCGACGCCATCTTAACCTTACAAATGGAGCGTTACACAAATCAGCACACTCAATTGCTTCATCAAAGAATAGTTGACATTTACGTGGATTTTGACATAGGATATGCAGCTGTACACCTTGACAATTTATTCGGTGGTGAAACTACTATGTCCAGCGctatgaatttatttttgaaccaCAATTGGAGAACAGTTGTAGCAGAGATTAAACCGAAACTTGAAGAAACTATAGGagaattgattaaaaattttatgaacaatATTTTTGCTGTGTTTCCTGAGGATGTATTATTGCCACCTTGA
- the LOC100875397 gene encoding uncharacterized protein LOC100875397: protein MKLSTLYLVYTLLGLIVLANSQGTLLEMSQQMWTKLLTGGFSKTGKLDPLKVPVIKVDQSEGDTSYRIILRNVEIGGLNKSTLESIHIARGRLKSNLSEVEAGYVSYSDLRDLDSIRYRFHTLIKEPKVQNESFEAIVSASDQHSRFMSAPREQEKSFERLRQYDPFLMKIQADKMREAPKSEQKSQDSGVFSMDSAKVVMKDQIVENIRYPSDVQMIYAMSALNAGLNPTYEQRYQGRAGSERREDPRENQRRGYVNGRTEARFDDVQTSASENVESRVRGSQRFPAYVREQAPQDTRLEKQPGYIDIVYADGEHHGGVKRFGNGRIESKEGTQVFGMKDVAKEILEGKRTITHDCTSGEPLTKRNDAIKAAINSNSMRNLTRYAKDYQEKQGYFEEGMQLLYHYGGNPVNEKVGLGKRYKRAHSENETDDDVMHVILKIRVPQLHIKADYELTGKVGKELVRGNGKLNGNFSEVTGDFTIELTKDKRENILIVRAARSKLSGKKENISLQGMDEEGPVQSILNHGLMAAEAVAAMLADDLATKALNDRTADAMIYKMYKDLPVN, encoded by the exons ATGAAACTAAGCACCCTATACCTAGTCTACACCCTCCTGGGTCTAATAGTCCTAGCCAACAGCCAGGGCACCCTGCTAGAGATGTCCCAGCAGATGTGGACCAAGCTGCTAACGGGTGGTTTCTCCAAAACAGGTAAACTGGATCCCCTAAAGGTCCCTGTGATCAAGGTCGACCAGTCCGAAGGCGACACCAGTTATCGGATCATCCTCAGGAACGTGGAGATCGGAGGTCTGAATAAATCCACCCTAGAAAGCATCCACATAGCCCGAGGTCGGCTGAAGTCCAACCTAAGCGAGGTGGAGGCTGGTTATGTAAGCTACAGTGATCTCCGGGACCTGGACTCCATTAGGTACCGATTCCACACGCTGATCAAGGAGCCCAAGGTGCAGAACGAGAGCTTTGAGGCTATAGTCTCCGCCAGCGACCAGCACAGCAGGTTCATGTCGGCGCCTCGAGAGCAGGAGAAGAGTTTTGAGCGTTTGCGACAGTATGATCCGTTTCTGATGAAGATACAAGCGGACAAGATGAGGGAAGCGCCTAAAAGTGAGCAGAAGAGTCAGGATTCTGGGGTATTTAGCATGGACAGCGCTAAGGTGGTGATGAAGGACCAGATTGTGGAGAATATTAGATACCCTAGCGATGTGCAGATGATCTATGCAATGAGCGCTCTGAACGCTGGGTTGAATCCGACCTATGAACAGAGGTACCAGGGTAGAGCTGGGTCCGAGAGACGAGAGGACCCTAGGGAGAACCAGAGAAGAGGTTATGTGAATGGTAGAACCGAAGCGAGATTCGATGATGTGCAGACGTCGGCTTCGGAGAATGTGGAGAGCAGGGTTAGAGGCAGTCAGAGGTTCCCTGCTTATGTTAGGGAACAGGCGCCTCAGGATACGAGGCTGGAGAAGCAGCCGGGGTACATTGATATCGTTTATGCTGACGGGGAACATCATGGAGGCGTGAAGCGGTTTGGGAATGGAAGGATCGAGTCTAAGGAGGGTACACAGGTGTTTGGAATGAAGGATGTGGCCAAG GAAATTCTAGAAGGTAAACGAACCATCACCCACGACTGCACCTCCGGTGAGCCGTTGACGAAGAGAAACGACGCAATCAAGGCTGCCATAAATTCCAACAGCATGAGAAATTTGACTAGGTACGCAAAAGACTATCAGGAAAAACAAGGATACTTCGAGGAAGGAATGCAGCTGCTTTATCATTACGGCGGAAATCCTGTGAATGAAAAAGTTGGCCTTGGAAAGAGATACAAACGTGCGCACAGTGAAAACGAAACTGAT GATGATGTGATGCATGTGATCTTGAAAATACGTGTTCCTCAACTTCACATCAAGGCGGATTATGAGCTGACTGGGAAGGTTGGGAAGGAATTGGTGAGAGGAAACGGAAAACTGAATGGCAACTTCA GCGAAGTAACAGGCGACTTCACAATTGAACTAACAAAAGACAAGAGAGAGAACATTTTAATAGTACGCGCCGCCCGAAGTAAATTAAGCGGCAAGAAGGAAAATATCTCCCTACAAGGTATGGACGAGGAAGGACCAGTACAATCGATTCTAAATCACG GTTTAATGGCTGCCGAAGCGGTGGCCGCCATGCTTGCCGATGACCTGGCGACAAAAGCGTTGAACGACAGAACAGCCGACGCGATgatttacaaaatgtacaaagaCCTTCCTGTTAATTAA